A section of the Paenibacillus odorifer genome encodes:
- a CDS encoding ABC transporter ATP-binding protein — translation MEPLLKVENVKKVYGKLSAAYTALENVSFDIHEGEFVGIMGPSGAGKSTLLNLLATIDSPTEGKIYMKNKSIHDLKEAALSDFRREHLGFIFQDYNLLDSLTVKENILLPLAIAKIPAKKINHLVTQISKVFGIEDLLGKYPYQISGGQKQRTAAARALVTEPALILADEPTGALDSKSATDLLESLSTLNENNNSTIMMVTHDAFAASFCRRIIFIKDGSFSTEIYRRDQTRKAFFQEILDVHAAIGGEVDDVI, via the coding sequence ATGGAACCATTATTAAAAGTAGAAAACGTAAAAAAAGTGTACGGGAAGTTAAGTGCTGCTTACACAGCGTTGGAAAACGTGTCTTTTGACATTCATGAAGGTGAGTTTGTAGGGATTATGGGACCTTCCGGAGCGGGGAAATCAACCTTGCTAAATTTGTTAGCAACCATAGATTCTCCAACAGAAGGAAAGATATATATGAAGAACAAGAGTATTCATGATCTGAAGGAAGCAGCTTTGTCAGACTTCCGGCGTGAACATCTCGGGTTCATCTTTCAAGATTACAATTTACTCGATTCCTTGACGGTAAAGGAGAACATATTGCTTCCCCTGGCGATTGCTAAAATTCCAGCGAAGAAAATTAATCACCTCGTGACTCAGATCTCTAAAGTATTTGGGATTGAAGATTTACTGGGGAAATATCCTTACCAAATCTCTGGGGGTCAAAAGCAAAGAACCGCTGCGGCTAGAGCGCTCGTGACAGAGCCAGCACTGATTTTGGCTGATGAACCAACAGGTGCACTTGACTCCAAATCAGCAACAGATTTATTGGAAAGCTTAAGTACTTTAAATGAAAATAACAATTCGACCATTATGATGGTGACCCATGATGCCTTTGCCGCAAGCTTCTGCCGCCGGATTATTTTCATCAAAGATGGTTCGTTTTCAACAGAAATCTATCGTCGTGATCAGACACGCAAAGCCTTCTTCCAAGAGATCTTAGATGTTCATGCGGCCATTGGGGGTGAGGTAGATGACGTTATTTAG
- a CDS encoding VanZ family protein, with protein sequence MSAYTQPIFVAAIFFVVLAFALFIPWLIYTYRKYNYLPFSTTLISFSFIFYFLAALFLVLLPLPEIRNTCSLQKPGTQHYSLMPFQFIVGTFGNSGIVLSQPATYRLLFSQPSFYQAFFNFLLLLPFGVYLRYFFHDKKYWKKAPGFTFLLTLFYEITQVTGIYGIYNCPYRIFDVDDLLLNTSGGVLGFFIAPAVLALFPSKKKIKEKAERLLALDEVRGMSVLLAVIIDLFISNVVVKVVLSMTNVNMVSEFIASTITLSVTFFIIPMIWNGSTIGTKIMRYHYDSKISRVETNKRLFKRFGAIYAMYFITVIANILNNVEISMDSPFYKASIFLTLGAGLTSIILTIVLFIHIVLVVFGKQKRRFYFDEASELYTTRKK encoded by the coding sequence ATGTCAGCATATACTCAACCGATCTTTGTGGCAGCGATCTTTTTTGTGGTTTTAGCATTTGCCTTATTTATCCCATGGCTCATTTATACCTATAGAAAATATAATTACCTTCCCTTTTCTACCACGTTAATTTCGTTTTCGTTTATCTTTTACTTTCTAGCAGCGTTATTTTTAGTATTGTTGCCGTTGCCGGAAATACGTAATACTTGTTCTCTTCAAAAACCGGGCACACAACATTATTCACTTATGCCATTTCAATTTATAGTGGGCACCTTTGGCAATAGTGGCATCGTGTTATCACAGCCAGCTACTTATAGACTGTTATTTAGCCAACCCTCATTCTATCAAGCTTTTTTTAATTTCTTGCTATTATTACCTTTTGGTGTTTATCTGCGATACTTTTTTCATGATAAAAAATATTGGAAGAAAGCTCCAGGCTTCACGTTCCTATTAACTTTATTTTATGAGATAACACAGGTAACCGGTATTTACGGGATTTATAATTGCCCTTATCGTATTTTTGATGTGGATGATTTATTGTTAAATACTTCTGGCGGAGTACTGGGGTTCTTTATTGCTCCAGCCGTGTTGGCGTTATTCCCATCAAAAAAGAAAATTAAGGAGAAAGCAGAAAGATTATTAGCTCTTGATGAAGTAAGAGGGATGTCTGTGTTACTGGCTGTTATTATTGATCTATTTATCAGCAACGTAGTAGTTAAAGTTGTGTTGAGTATGACCAACGTTAATATGGTTAGTGAATTTATTGCGAGCACAATTACACTTTCTGTAACCTTTTTTATTATTCCGATGATTTGGAATGGATCGACAATCGGTACGAAAATAATGCGTTATCACTATGACAGTAAAATAAGTCGAGTGGAAACTAACAAGCGATTATTTAAACGCTTTGGTGCCATTTACGCAATGTACTTCATAACAGTCATTGCGAATATTTTGAATAATGTGGAAATATCAATGGATTCTCCATTTTATAAGGCATCTATATTCTTAACCCTAGGTGCTGGATTGACCTCCATTATTTTAACGATCGTGTTGTTCATCCATATTGTCTTAGTCGTGTTTGGCAAACAAAAACGCCGCTTTTACTTTGATGAAGCTTCTGAATTATATACAACCAGAAAAAAATGA
- a CDS encoding DUF418 domain-containing protein produces MNPSISQKERIISLDIIRGLALFGILLINVGAFKVIMEGDPLPDYSGINGIIHSLIIIFVQKKFFSIFSFLFGVGLYIFASRAESRGDKPRWRMARRLLILLLLGIIHVFIFWGTILPAYAIIGLFLIPFYHTTVSTLKKWLIGMTSIYIISLVAKIFLPTLGVISSILDIFSNDAIQIFIMFLAGFLTAKSGWLTHIQELSKPIRGIQMVSFLLFIGFSLWIWNASQSGNSNVDSVTGLGSLPTTLFYLTTLFLLLENKQMVKFLKPISRVGQMAFTNYVAQSIIGTAIISMIGLEVVSPKDILYIAVLIYFIQIIFSTIWFKFFSMGPLEKLWRLMTYGKKPATKR; encoded by the coding sequence ATGAATCCCTCCATTTCGCAAAAAGAAAGAATCATTTCACTCGACATCATTCGCGGACTTGCTCTTTTCGGCATTCTGCTTATAAATGTTGGAGCCTTTAAAGTTATTATGGAAGGAGATCCCTTACCAGACTATAGTGGCATTAATGGAATCATCCATAGCTTGATAATCATCTTCGTACAAAAAAAGTTCTTTTCTATTTTTTCCTTTCTATTTGGTGTAGGTCTATACATTTTCGCCTCAAGAGCCGAAAGCCGGGGAGATAAACCCAGATGGCGTATGGCTAGACGTTTACTAATCCTTTTGCTGCTGGGAATCATTCATGTATTTATCTTTTGGGGAACCATTCTGCCCGCATACGCCATTATCGGATTGTTTCTGATCCCTTTTTATCACACAACGGTTTCTACACTTAAAAAATGGCTGATAGGTATGACATCCATTTACATCATTTCCTTGGTGGCAAAAATATTTCTACCCACTCTAGGGGTTATATCATCTATCCTTGATATTTTTTCTAATGATGCTATACAAATCTTTATTATGTTTTTAGCTGGTTTTTTAACCGCAAAGTCAGGTTGGCTGACACACATACAAGAATTGTCTAAACCAATTAGAGGAATTCAAATGGTATCATTTCTGTTGTTCATTGGTTTTTCACTATGGATTTGGAACGCTTCTCAAAGTGGGAACAGCAATGTAGATTCAGTTACGGGCTTAGGATCTCTCCCAACCACTTTGTTCTACTTAACAACATTATTTCTACTATTAGAAAATAAACAAATGGTGAAATTCCTGAAACCCATATCACGGGTGGGTCAAATGGCGTTTACAAATTATGTAGCACAAAGCATTATAGGGACGGCAATCATTTCAATGATAGGTCTCGAAGTCGTTTCACCGAAAGATATTCTCTACATCGCAGTTCTGATTTATTTTATTCAAATCATTTTTAGTACCATCTGGTTCAAGTTCTTTTCCATGGGACCCTTAGAAAAGCTTTGGCGCTTGATGACCTATGGAAAAAAGCCTGCAACAAAACGATAA
- a CDS encoding alkaline phosphatase, with amino-acid sequence MRKKVIGRICSTVMICSLLAAGNGTTYADGANNSDAPTNKSVKNVILFITDGMSLSDVNLARWYQGGQALAMDKYFSGLVRTYSTDSLTTDSAAGATAYATGHKVKSETVSILPDRITMPFISAVKPEDVNKPLPTLMDAARMAGKSTGTVFTCELTDATPATFLSHAYTRDNAQSIAEQMVYSGVDVLLGGGSGYLVPGKEDINRKDGEDLTKVLKSNGYEYVTDKAGLMNSKTNKIWGLFNPEALDADFDLNPQKQPSLAEMTKVAIEKLSQNENGFILMVEASQIDWYGHDNDPVGIMSETLAFDKAFKAAVDFAEKDGNTAVLSVSDHATGGLNMTNYDSTKDLISVLKKAKHTSYYIEGSINESNFKKVLADHYGLSDLTKEEADQVRLGMQDNLSPVIGKILGDKIGVTFSTDDHTSEEVGLFAYHPANFKPTDFVNSGVIQNTDVNKYIQEVTGLNLAQLQDTLYVSSDKFKAKGATITLDKTDKNNPVVVVKKAGQVLKLPIDKNIAIQDGKTTKLNVLTVMIKDKVWISQDALDLIL; translated from the coding sequence ATGCGCAAAAAGGTTATCGGGAGAATTTGCAGTACAGTTATGATTTGCAGTCTGCTTGCAGCAGGCAACGGAACGACCTACGCCGATGGCGCCAATAACTCTGATGCTCCTACCAACAAATCGGTCAAAAACGTAATCCTGTTTATTACGGATGGGATGAGCTTATCCGATGTGAACTTGGCCAGATGGTATCAGGGAGGGCAGGCGCTTGCGATGGATAAGTATTTCAGCGGGCTGGTGAGAACATATTCTACGGATTCACTGACCACAGATTCCGCTGCGGGAGCTACGGCTTATGCTACAGGCCATAAGGTTAAGAGTGAGACGGTATCCATACTTCCAGACCGAATAACGATGCCTTTCATAAGCGCAGTTAAGCCAGAGGACGTGAACAAACCTCTGCCTACCCTTATGGATGCAGCGAGAATGGCAGGGAAAAGTACAGGAACGGTATTCACTTGTGAATTAACGGATGCGACGCCGGCTACATTTTTAAGTCATGCATACACGCGTGACAATGCGCAGTCTATTGCAGAACAGATGGTCTATAGTGGTGTAGATGTTCTACTTGGGGGTGGTTCCGGGTATTTGGTACCCGGCAAAGAAGACATTAACCGCAAGGACGGAGAAGATTTAACCAAAGTTCTGAAATCAAATGGGTATGAATACGTAACGGATAAAGCAGGGTTAATGAATTCTAAAACGAATAAAATCTGGGGTCTCTTCAACCCCGAAGCACTGGATGCTGATTTTGACCTGAACCCGCAAAAGCAACCGAGCCTTGCTGAAATGACCAAAGTAGCGATAGAGAAGTTGTCGCAGAACGAGAACGGTTTTATTCTGATGGTCGAAGCAAGCCAGATTGACTGGTATGGTCATGATAACGATCCAGTGGGTATTATGAGTGAGACCTTAGCGTTTGATAAAGCCTTTAAAGCCGCTGTTGACTTTGCAGAAAAAGATGGCAATACAGCAGTCTTATCGGTTTCGGATCATGCTACCGGCGGGCTCAATATGACGAACTATGATTCTACCAAAGACCTAATCTCCGTGCTGAAGAAAGCGAAGCATACCAGTTATTACATTGAAGGCAGTATTAATGAGAGCAATTTTAAAAAGGTCCTTGCAGATCATTATGGACTTAGTGATCTAACCAAAGAAGAAGCAGATCAAGTCAGATTGGGAATGCAGGATAACCTTTCGCCGGTCATCGGTAAAATTTTGGGGGATAAAATAGGTGTAACCTTCTCTACGGATGATCACACATCGGAAGAAGTTGGCTTATTCGCGTACCATCCGGCTAATTTTAAACCGACTGATTTCGTGAACAGCGGTGTAATCCAGAATACGGATGTGAATAAGTATATTCAAGAAGTGACCGGACTCAATCTGGCGCAGCTTCAGGATACACTGTACGTATCCAGTGATAAATTCAAGGCCAAAGGAGCTACGATTACCCTAGATAAGACCGATAAGAATAATCCGGTGGTTGTAGTGAAAAAAGCAGGCCAAGTTCTCAAGCTGCCTATAGATAAAAATATCGCCATACAGGATGGCAAAACAACGAAACTAAATGTGCTGACGGTAATGATTAAAGATAAAGTGTGGATTTCGCAGGATGCTTTGGACTTGATTCTCTGA
- a CDS encoding metallophosphoesterase yields the protein MDNNQSYLKNRFYKVISLMVIGLLLAMELTGFVSAGREGNEEDLASEATAVQETIAQWIFKDKGENGVFPATGGVYQTASSIRDVGTNTNAYTYELGENSVRNQGWHEGTGLKYWLATLSTKGFEGIFLSSQQTSSSTGPRDFKVQYSIDQQEWTDVTGGNLVLAQNNFNCSNNSCKLTNLALPAGTNNQDVLYIRWVVNSAKSVSGGTVSSSGSSRIKDVIIKGTRSSGEPGDTPTLEVSKTPASGAADVSLNAEITVKFNKAISLDSGYQVVITENNLPLNNISASLLGQDTVRVSHPNFTAGKTYNVTVPKELVKGTADGRTPENDITWSFKTKSPDTGIKTPTLLNMTFNGDPKTSIAFDWYTAETVRGTVVQVVEASNAGGSEFPEQLAASYEGSSTVIETLMTSGDRSSKKYKKFASHKVIASGLKPGTQYIYRAGNGDADGWSEAGSFTTDKADNQDFHFLYVTDTQGSSKSNFDLWQDTFKRAIEKTVDPKFVLLTGDLTDDGDLEQLWQWFLGVPKKEFANVPFAPIIGNHEIEDYPNNNFYNHFNLPKDVGTGAHDGSVYAFEYGDALFMQINSQYEGEVKPYKADIQFTKQLEWMRNQVAKTDKKWKFVSMHKGAYSSGDNASAESDRVEFYRKYLIPVFDELGVDMVFEGHDHMYMRSFQMLNNVPIKNVITDEQGNVLNPKGTVYLMGNSAASKFYAINPDADTFFAAKNDQPNKKMFVDVSITSDVLKFTSYTAVKDKPLAVYDAYSIKRTDVKPGIVQNPSAVRQSGNRAVLSWKAPANSSEPVRGYRIYEKNDKVSTNWSVYVPTVSGQTSYSYTLNGIDSAKAYNFVIKAVGTRNNSLPAEAGIQ from the coding sequence ATGGATAACAACCAATCTTATCTCAAAAATAGATTTTACAAGGTAATCAGTCTAATGGTTATAGGTTTGCTGCTTGCCATGGAGTTGACCGGGTTTGTCTCAGCAGGAAGAGAGGGAAATGAGGAAGATCTTGCAAGCGAAGCAACTGCAGTTCAGGAAACGATTGCCCAGTGGATTTTTAAAGACAAAGGCGAGAACGGTGTATTTCCGGCTACAGGCGGGGTATATCAGACGGCTTCATCCATTCGTGATGTAGGAACTAATACGAATGCGTACACCTATGAGTTAGGTGAGAACAGCGTACGCAACCAGGGGTGGCATGAAGGAACGGGCCTGAAATACTGGCTTGCCACGCTTTCTACCAAAGGTTTCGAAGGTATCTTCCTCTCTTCACAGCAAACTTCTTCAAGTACAGGACCCAGGGATTTTAAGGTGCAATACAGTATAGATCAACAGGAATGGACAGATGTTACGGGCGGCAACCTTGTTTTAGCCCAGAACAATTTTAATTGTTCCAATAATTCCTGCAAATTAACTAACCTCGCTTTGCCTGCGGGAACAAACAATCAAGATGTACTCTATATCCGCTGGGTGGTAAACTCTGCGAAAAGTGTAAGCGGGGGAACGGTGTCCAGCTCAGGCTCAAGCAGAATCAAAGATGTGATAATTAAAGGAACACGCAGCAGCGGCGAACCTGGGGACACTCCCACACTTGAGGTAAGCAAAACTCCCGCTTCAGGGGCTGCAGATGTTTCCCTTAACGCAGAGATCACAGTGAAGTTTAACAAAGCGATCAGTCTCGACAGTGGTTATCAAGTTGTAATCACGGAAAACAATCTCCCTCTTAATAACATTTCTGCTTCGCTCCTCGGTCAAGACACAGTCAGAGTCAGCCACCCTAATTTTACTGCCGGCAAAACTTACAACGTGACCGTCCCTAAAGAGCTTGTTAAGGGGACTGCGGATGGCCGGACACCTGAGAACGATATTACCTGGAGCTTTAAGACAAAGTCTCCGGATACCGGCATCAAAACACCAACGCTGCTGAACATGACTTTTAACGGGGACCCAAAGACAAGTATCGCCTTTGACTGGTATACAGCCGAAACCGTCAGAGGTACAGTAGTGCAAGTAGTGGAGGCCTCCAATGCGGGAGGAAGCGAGTTTCCGGAACAACTGGCAGCTTCTTATGAGGGCAGCTCAACAGTTATTGAAACCTTAATGACATCAGGAGACAGAAGTTCTAAAAAGTATAAAAAGTTCGCCAGCCACAAGGTTATTGCAAGCGGTCTTAAGCCTGGAACCCAATATATCTACCGGGCCGGTAACGGTGATGCGGACGGCTGGAGCGAGGCGGGTTCTTTTACCACGGACAAGGCGGATAATCAGGATTTCCATTTCCTCTATGTAACCGACACCCAAGGCTCAAGTAAATCGAATTTTGATCTGTGGCAGGATACTTTTAAGAGAGCTATTGAGAAAACGGTAGATCCCAAGTTTGTTCTTCTTACAGGGGATCTAACGGATGACGGTGATCTGGAGCAGCTGTGGCAGTGGTTCTTGGGTGTGCCGAAAAAGGAATTTGCCAATGTGCCATTTGCACCGATTATCGGCAACCATGAGATAGAAGATTATCCGAATAACAACTTCTATAACCATTTTAATCTTCCAAAAGATGTCGGGACGGGTGCTCATGACGGTTCGGTATATGCTTTCGAATACGGCGATGCCCTGTTTATGCAGATCAATTCCCAGTACGAAGGGGAGGTCAAGCCATACAAAGCGGATATTCAGTTCACCAAACAATTGGAATGGATGCGGAATCAGGTGGCAAAGACCGATAAAAAGTGGAAATTTGTCTCGATGCATAAGGGAGCGTATTCTTCAGGGGATAATGCTTCGGCAGAAAGCGACCGGGTAGAATTTTACCGGAAATATCTGATTCCTGTATTTGATGAGCTGGGTGTGGATATGGTTTTTGAAGGTCATGACCATATGTATATGAGGTCTTTTCAAATGCTGAACAACGTTCCGATTAAGAATGTCATTACCGATGAGCAAGGAAATGTGCTGAATCCCAAAGGGACCGTATATCTAATGGGCAACTCGGCAGCTTCGAAATTCTATGCTATTAATCCAGATGCAGACACTTTTTTTGCAGCAAAAAACGATCAGCCCAACAAGAAAATGTTCGTGGATGTTTCCATTACAAGCGACGTGCTGAAATTCACATCCTACACAGCAGTTAAAGATAAACCCCTTGCCGTCTATGATGCTTACAGTATTAAACGGACTGATGTCAAACCCGGCATTGTCCAAAATCCAAGCGCAGTAAGACAGTCAGGGAACCGTGCAGTTCTTTCTTGGAAAGCGCCAGCAAATAGTTCTGAGCCGGTGCGAGGTTACCGGATTTACGAGAAAAATGATAAAGTCAGCACAAACTGGAGCGTGTATGTACCGACGGTAAGCGGTCAGACGAGTTACAGCTATACATTAAACGGCATAGATTCTGCTAAAGCCTACAATTTCGTTATTAAAGCAGTGGGGACAAGAAATAACTCGCTTCCAGCAGAGGCAGGAATACAATGA
- a CDS encoding chitosanase — translation MLNSTKSKVSKKMKFSLMILLSFSMIFSYGCLSKTSQQKSYAAGNPDSNFSPATLQFLRDNTGLDGEQWNNIMMLVNKPEQDDLNWIDFYGYCEDIDDDRGYTIGIFGATTGGSNDTGPDGPDLFKAYDAAKGASNPSVKGALARIGVKGSMKGKILEINESEESFCRKIGNLQDDPEWREAMWKTFYNIYIKYSVEQARKRGFNSALTIGSFVDAALNHGATGGSETLQGLLGKSGSSTDEKTFMTKFYKERTKIVDTNEYNSPPNGKNRVKQWSNLLNMGETDLKGADSAILQVTDWELQ, via the coding sequence GTGCTAAATTCAACGAAGAGTAAGGTTTCCAAGAAGATGAAATTTTCATTGATGATTCTGCTCAGTTTTTCAATGATTTTTTCTTATGGCTGTCTGTCCAAAACATCTCAACAGAAAAGTTATGCGGCAGGGAACCCTGATTCTAACTTCTCACCGGCAACACTTCAATTCTTGCGTGACAACACAGGACTGGATGGTGAGCAGTGGAACAATATTATGATGCTTGTCAACAAACCGGAGCAGGACGATCTGAACTGGATCGATTTTTACGGATATTGTGAAGATATTGATGATGACCGCGGGTATACGATTGGAATATTTGGTGCAACTACAGGCGGCTCAAATGATACCGGTCCTGACGGTCCGGATCTGTTCAAGGCATATGACGCTGCTAAAGGCGCGAGTAATCCTTCGGTTAAAGGTGCATTGGCCCGGATCGGTGTTAAGGGTTCGATGAAAGGGAAGATCCTCGAGATCAATGAAAGCGAAGAGAGCTTCTGTAGAAAAATCGGCAATTTGCAAGATGATCCCGAGTGGAGAGAGGCTATGTGGAAAACGTTCTACAATATCTATATTAAATACAGTGTGGAGCAGGCCCGCAAACGCGGTTTTAACTCGGCATTAACTATTGGTTCCTTCGTGGATGCAGCGCTGAACCATGGAGCTACCGGCGGCTCCGAGACCCTTCAAGGGCTTTTGGGTAAATCCGGAAGTAGCACGGATGAGAAGACTTTCATGACCAAATTTTATAAAGAACGGACCAAGATTGTGGATACTAATGAGTACAACTCTCCGCCTAACGGCAAGAACCGTGTGAAGCAGTGGAGTAATTTGCTGAACATGGGAGAGACAGACCTGAAAGGTGCAGATTCGGCAATTCTTCAAGTCACCGACTGGGAACTCCAATAA
- a CDS encoding AraC family transcriptional regulator: MKPVFYESTLFDISRKKQVYTSMPARHYHDAYEILYLISGDFYYFIGDRTYQVAGGTLLFMDIHEMHKLVNSGCNMYERVTLLFKKEFLQHFCTGSQCEELLELFKSDYRALKMTGMDQYFIEQLFQKMIQEGKKQARGYEQYQQILLVELLLYLNRKLFDSRVASFVESNRTHKKVLDIVNYVNQHYMEPLKLCEISRQFDISSSYLCRTFKESTGFSFIEYINNIRIKKARDLLVGSSFNVTEIAGMVGFDNTSHFGRTFKLIMGISPLCFRKQFKS, encoded by the coding sequence ATGAAGCCGGTATTTTATGAGTCTACTCTTTTTGACATCAGCCGCAAGAAACAGGTATACACCAGCATGCCTGCAAGACACTATCATGATGCATATGAGATTCTGTATTTAATATCCGGGGATTTTTATTATTTTATAGGGGACAGAACCTATCAGGTTGCGGGCGGAACACTGCTATTTATGGATATTCACGAAATGCACAAACTGGTCAATTCAGGCTGCAATATGTATGAGCGGGTAACACTCCTGTTTAAAAAAGAATTCCTGCAGCATTTCTGCACCGGCAGTCAATGTGAGGAACTGCTCGAATTGTTCAAAAGTGATTACCGCGCTTTGAAGATGACCGGGATGGATCAATATTTCATCGAACAGCTTTTTCAGAAAATGATCCAGGAGGGGAAGAAGCAAGCCCGCGGATATGAACAGTACCAACAAATATTATTGGTGGAGCTGCTCCTCTATCTTAATCGTAAACTATTTGACAGCCGCGTAGCTTCATTTGTAGAATCCAATCGTACACATAAGAAAGTCCTGGACATCGTTAATTATGTAAATCAACATTATATGGAACCGCTCAAGCTCTGTGAGATTTCACGGCAATTCGACATAAGCTCTTCCTACCTTTGCCGCACTTTTAAAGAATCCACCGGGTTCAGCTTCATTGAATATATCAATAATATCCGCATCAAAAAAGCGCGTGATTTGCTGGTTGGCTCTTCGTTTAATGTTACTGAAATTGCGGGAATGGTTGGGTTTGATAACACCTCCCATTTTGGACGAACCTTCAAATTAATAATGGGCATCTCGCCGCTCTGCTTCCGCAAACAATTTAAGTCTTAA
- a CDS encoding polysaccharide deacetylase family protein — MFIPSLITRVSGFGVFRKGTVKKQVAFTFDDGPHPKYTPELLDLLKLHQVKATFFVLGSRAEQYPDLIRRMDREDHQIGIHNYCHTSNWLMLPSTVRREHLDRSADIIESIVGIRPNHYRPPWGLINLFDFFRHKQYRIVLWSLKAGDWNIRACQTRMQAILLGGITDGSVVLLHDSGETAGADRHAPYFMLQALEEVLNQLQARNLQFVRLDEMS, encoded by the coding sequence ATGTTTATTCCAAGTTTGATTACGCGAGTGAGCGGCTTTGGTGTCTTTCGCAAAGGAACGGTAAAAAAACAGGTGGCATTCACTTTTGATGATGGGCCACATCCGAAATATACGCCGGAATTGCTGGATTTATTGAAGTTACATCAAGTGAAGGCTACTTTTTTCGTGCTTGGATCGCGAGCGGAGCAGTATCCAGATCTGATCAGAAGAATGGATCGGGAAGACCATCAGATTGGCATCCATAATTATTGCCATACATCTAACTGGCTGATGCTGCCCAGTACTGTTAGGCGAGAACATCTGGATCGCTCCGCTGATATTATAGAGTCTATTGTCGGAATCAGACCCAATCATTACCGTCCACCCTGGGGATTAATCAATCTATTTGATTTCTTTCGGCACAAGCAGTATCGAATTGTTTTATGGTCCCTGAAGGCGGGCGACTGGAACATCCGGGCCTGTCAAACCCGGATGCAGGCCATTCTATTAGGTGGAATCACCGATGGCTCCGTTGTTTTACTTCACGACAGCGGTGAGACTGCGGGCGCGGACCGGCATGCTCCTTATTTTATGCTGCAAGCTTTAGAAGAAGTTCTGAACCAACTACAGGCAAGAAACCTGCAATTTGTCCGGCTTGATGAAATGTCTTGA
- a CDS encoding YkoP family protein: MVNELGFKIRKNTVQSVWMMWEKAFALLSHFRGSHKSRFGICTVMLKKHRGQPIVCQDATVINQGEWVGELHLDNERILKLIRSEGSDRAALQTARMLRKSMHQINEAFESQSEFRQVKALLGITLLHRGLTHGLGFEQQNIKSGVFERITTIYLRLLLSTMHPEGRQRINRRTEQLVPMLLIHSRASLKNRFSPGQNYSG; this comes from the coding sequence ATGGTGAATGAGTTGGGTTTCAAAATACGTAAAAACACGGTGCAGTCCGTCTGGATGATGTGGGAAAAAGCTTTTGCGTTGCTTTCACATTTTCGCGGATCGCATAAGTCACGCTTTGGAATATGTACCGTGATGCTAAAAAAGCACCGGGGACAGCCTATTGTATGCCAAGACGCCACGGTCATCAATCAGGGAGAGTGGGTGGGAGAACTCCACCTCGACAATGAAAGAATCCTGAAGTTGATCCGGTCCGAAGGATCGGATCGTGCCGCACTGCAAACGGCTCGCATGCTGCGCAAATCAATGCACCAAATCAATGAAGCCTTCGAATCGCAGTCCGAGTTCAGGCAGGTCAAGGCTTTATTGGGGATTACACTGCTCCATCGGGGATTAACACACGGTCTTGGTTTTGAACAACAAAATATAAAGTCCGGCGTTTTCGAACGCATCACCACCATCTATCTTCGATTGCTGCTGTCTACCATGCATCCGGAAGGGAGACAAAGAATCAATCGGCGAACAGAGCAACTGGTCCCGATGTTACTGATCCATTCACGCGCCTCACTGAAAAATCGATTCTCACCCGGACAGAACTACTCTGGATAG
- a CDS encoding DUF4303 domain-containing protein — translation MQEIETLAIEIADAARTSFRTLFENGERYYYCTLYTTGEGHAPSISAWSWEALEMEAARQGVESDTPASTIAELIKWSYADSPYCCFGDENFDNVKQRFTERPFIADLENDEGNREFDLRLKAMELAMKMLDDEGVFALNQLRESVCVLVEVMPPDEINTEIALRLNRAESSAMQVWLAEAAE, via the coding sequence ATGCAAGAAATAGAGACGCTGGCGATAGAGATCGCCGATGCTGCTAGAACGTCTTTTCGCACTCTTTTTGAAAATGGCGAACGTTACTATTACTGTACTCTATACACTACTGGCGAGGGACATGCGCCAAGTATCTCCGCCTGGTCGTGGGAAGCTTTGGAGATGGAAGCAGCCAGGCAAGGAGTGGAAAGTGACACACCGGCATCGACGATTGCGGAACTTATCAAATGGTCTTATGCGGATTCGCCCTATTGTTGTTTCGGCGATGAGAACTTCGATAACGTTAAACAACGATTTACCGAGCGTCCTTTCATTGCGGATCTTGAGAATGACGAAGGAAATCGTGAGTTTGATTTGAGGCTGAAGGCCATGGAGCTGGCGATGAAAATGCTCGATGATGAAGGTGTGTTTGCCTTGAATCAACTGCGAGAGTCAGTATGCGTCCTTGTCGAAGTCATGCCGCCGGATGAGATCAATACTGAGATCGCCCTCCGTTTGAATCGGGCAGAATCTTCGGCTATGCAAGTATGGTTGGCGGAAGCGGCGGAGTAG